In Gopherus flavomarginatus isolate rGopFla2 chromosome 5, rGopFla2.mat.asm, whole genome shotgun sequence, one DNA window encodes the following:
- the C5H14orf180 gene encoding nutritionally-regulated adipose and cardiac enriched protein homolog — translation MHRKEKTNCSKCPPSILRKRPPVNQAVSEKRKAERRVRFCEPEITGYAHDRPSAGLPLLLWISLCLVLILAVSLYYSSVKQNFKVLEEFQSQLIIFFLQIRHVALKCWTWFMRQ, via the exons ATGCACAGGAAAGAGAAG ACGAATTGTAGTAAATGTCCGCCTTCGATACTGAGAAAAAGGCCACCCGTGAACCAAGCTGTGAGTGAAAAGCGAAAAGCAGAGAGAAGGGTTCGATTTTGTGAGCCAGAGATCACTGGATATG CACATGACAGGCCATCAGCCGGATTGCCCTTGCTCCTGTGGATTTCGCTTTGTTTAGTGCTGATCCTGGCTGTGAGTCTGTACTACAGCAGCGTGAAGCAGAATTTCAAAGTCTTGGAAGAATTTCAATCCCAGCTCATTATCTTCTTTCTTCAGATAAGACACGTTGCTTTGAAATGCTGGACTTGGTTTATGAGGCAATAA